AAGGCTTTTTCCGATACGGAATCCGCAGAGATTTCCGAACAGTACCCGGCCGGACTCGACCCCATGGTCGCCTATACCGTGACCGGGGTGGAAGCCCCGGACAAGACCGTGGTGCTGGGATTGGAAATCCTGTTTCACGTGGGCCGCATCATGGAGACCGGGCTTCCGGTCATGGAAACCATGGTCACGCTGGGCAATTCAGCCAGTCTGGTACCGCTGGGCACTCCGGCAGGACTGCTTCTGGAAAAGACCGGACAGAAGCCCGGCAATCTGGACCGCATCGTCCTTGGCGGCGTCCTTCGCGGAACAGCTGCGGCCTCGCCCATGCAGGGCGTTGCGCGCAACACGAGCGCGATCTCGGTCGTGACCAACGAGGCTCCTGTGGCCGTGGACTCCCCGTGCGTGGGGTGCGGCGAATGCGTCCGCCACTGTCCGGCCCGTCTCGATCCGGCCATGATCACCAGCTATGCGGAATTCGGCATGTACGACAAGGCCGCAGCAGAGCACGTGGAAGCCTGTTTCGAATGCGGCCTGTGCGGATTCTTCTGCATCGCCCGCCGCCCCATGCTGCAATACATCCGGCTCGCCAAAAGCGAACTGGCACGCGCCAAAGCCCTCACTGCAGAGGAGAACTAACCGTGAAACAGCTCACCCCGCTCATCCTCACCGTTTCGGTTCCGCCCC
Above is a window of Pseudodesulfovibrio tunisiensis DNA encoding:
- a CDS encoding 4Fe-4S dicluster domain-containing protein, which gives rise to MNTHETHPLPPHVELTLMRHCPLVTCGQEVRRGERVATSSVPDMGDIHTPIAGKVSQVDAFRVRITAEGNAEVEPEDLRDISGAELRTRLAGLGADLAPIPEAGTDFLIINAVDAEPGVLARQELLSSSRATLERGLEAVIALYAPSRTVLATLKGSGKAFSDTESAEISEQYPAGLDPMVAYTVTGVEAPDKTVVLGLEILFHVGRIMETGLPVMETMVTLGNSASLVPLGTPAGLLLEKTGQKPGNLDRIVLGGVLRGTAAASPMQGVARNTSAISVVTNEAPVAVDSPCVGCGECVRHCPARLDPAMITSYAEFGMYDKAAAEHVEACFECGLCGFFCIARRPMLQYIRLAKSELARAKALTAEEN